DNA sequence from the Ornithodoros turicata isolate Travis unplaced genomic scaffold, ASM3712646v1 Chromosome14, whole genome shotgun sequence genome:
ATGGAAATATCCTTGCAGATAACAAAGAACGAGAGGTTAGGAATCCCATTATAGGAAAGAAACCTATATGGGCAAATACCCACTCCGAGTTTTTGGAAAGCACCCGAAAAAGCTTCGCGTGGCGACTTGCCCACGGAATACTCCCAAGGCTGAACTATCACAGCAAAAAACGTCACTCCTTCAACAAATGTGATTTCTGTGGGCAGGGAGTATCCCTGCAGCACTTCTTTTTTACTTGTCCTATCATGACACCAATCAAAACCAGGGTCGTAAACACTTTTAAACTGAACACCCTGACCTACTCCAACGTGAGGTACCTGGAAGGACTACCAAAAAATGCTGCAGTCAAAAGACAATGTTATAGCCAAATGCTGTAACGAAATAAAATGGGTCCTCAGGAGAGAAAGGCAGCGGTTGAATAAAACAGAGTTCACCAAAAAGTGGACTCCACGACTATTTTTGACCCAGAAAGTGGGGATATAAACCTCACCCTTTAATGGCAACAGCCGTTCCTTTTCACGACCATAATCATTCATCACCATTTGTCACATTTTCACATACTACCATCATGCCATCAGTCTGCGTACGGGCAGCATCAATGCAACAAATGGAAAAACAGGTCACGCCAGAGGAACGCTCGCAGGTACGCCGTGCATGAAGTTGGGGGCCAGTGGCGCTTATGGTCAAATGATCCAACGAGTCAAATGTTCCAACAGGTCATAAGCTCCAAAaagtcacgtgacaggcgagtcaaaagcTCCAAAGCGTCAAATGCTCCAACCGCGTCAAAAGATCCACACGGGTTCCGTATTGTTCAATATTATCTCGTCCTCTGAGCGTCAAATGCTCCAACCGCGTCAAAAGATCCACACGGGTTCCGGATTATTCAATATTATCTCGTCCTCTAACCAACTTTCTAGCGATGCCTTGTAccagaaagttttttttttttttttcgaagaacAACATCCAGTGAAACTCAAGTCGAAAGGGTAACGTACTCTTCAGTGTTTTCGTGTCCCCTGCCATGTATGTAAACGTGTTAACCTTGGACATGGTCAATGACCGTAACCCCTGAACGACAGGAATGGGCTTATTCTGGGAAGCAGGACGTCGTGTGCAAACTTGGAGTTGAAGTCAGTAATACCGTATTGTTCAATATTATCATGACCCCTGAAAGACAGGAATGGGCTTATTCTGGGAAGCAGGACGTCGTGTGCAAACTTGGGGTTGAACGAAGGGGTATAAAACCTGGACTGGGCGGTCCGAAAACATTCGGGAGCAGAGGTCATCTTCACGGTTCTCGCTGTCCGAACTGCAAGCATACATCCACCTTGATTGCCTGGTTGAATGGACCTCGACTTCGGTGCCCCGACTTTTGTCCCATCCAGTTATCGCTCGAAGCATCAAGTGATTCAGTACCGAAGCAAACGATGGCCAAATGCAGTGTTAGAGTTTGCATTCAAATCTACAAACAAGAAGGACCCCAGTATCCAGTACTACAGGTATGTATAACTTTTAAGTGGACATTCTGATACCGTTATACTAAGTTCGATAGCAGCAGTACTCGGTGTTTAAAAGTTGGTTacctatattttttttctttttcttagaaTGTCGGACCGCAGAGTGAATTCATATTAATGCCGGACGATTCGTGAATGCTTCTTTTACAGATGCACGAGCTGTTATCGCCTGAGCAGGTTGGCGAGGGGAACCAACGAAACCTGGTCTGTTGCCCACGTCACGCTGCAAAACGGCGTCATGAGGACAGACCCGGATCATCCATCGACACCGCACAGCTGTGACCCCGCCGAGGATGCAGAGGCGGCCACAGTCCTTTCCAGGCGTTACATGTATGAAGTCCGAACAGACGTACGGACCAGCAGAAAGAGACCTCGGCAGGCATTCGACGAAGCAGTGTCTGCTGTACAGGTCAGGTTTCAAGATGACGACGCGAGTCTTCAAAATGACATCAAACGCCAGATGAGCACCAGCTACGGTTTTGTCTCCAAAAGACGTGCGTTGTCGCGCAATCGACACGCAAACATTCCGAAGGGAAACTCCATTGACGCCATACTTCCGGAGCTGCGAATTACGAAGGATGGCCAGCAATTTCTTCAACTGGAAGACAAGACTGAAGGGAGGAGACTGCTCGTATTTTACGCCGAGAAGGACCTGGACGCCTTCGCAAACACGGAGTACATCCTGGGGGATGGCAACTTCAAGTATAATCCATCCGAATTTCACAGCCCTGGACAGCTGTACACAATACATGCAATTGTCAAAGGCGAAGCGCACCCCATAGTGTACGCATTGATGCAGGCAACAGATGTGAGAGCGTACCAAGCGGTGTTCCACACCTTGAAGGAGTCCATGGTGCGACGATTTGGTCACGTCGGGAGCCTATCCACTACGGCGACCTGGCTATTTGACTATGAGTCTGCAGCAATACGGGCAGCACTCAATGTGTTCCAGACAGCGACGGGTGAACCCAACGTGAGTACGAGATCAGAGTAGTGTTCTCATCTTATTGGCTATATTGTTCTTGCTGCAACGTATATAAATGTTTCTTCTTATTCCttattcctttcctttcttcttcattGATTACGCAGGTGCGAGGCTGCGCCTTTCACTATGCCAAGGCCATCAACAAGAAGCGAGACGAGCTCGGTCTGAAGGTGTTGTGCAGAGAGAACGCCGAAGTCAACCGATGGTTTGTTCGAGTGAGGCATCTGCCGTTCGTTCCTGACGACTTCCGCCTGGCCTTCGCCGACGACATCCTTTCTGTGAAGCCAGACCTGCCTCCACTACATGCGGCGCGTCTGGCGCTGTTTGACCGGTACTACCGAGCGTACTGGCTCACGAACAGCCTGCTGAAGGACCGCTGGGGACAATTTGGGAACCGAGGACCGAGGACCACAAACCACGTAGAAGGCTGGCACAATGGCCTGCACAGTCGGTTCACGTGTCGTCACCCAAACCTGGCCGAGTTCCTGGAGTTCCTGCGAGTCAGTCAGCACGCCGTGCAAAACAGAGTCCAGGCCCTTCTGTTGGACCCGTTGGCAGTGCCAACCCCGACGTCAGCTGCAGTACGGGAGAGAAACGCGAGCCTATTGCAAGAAATGGACTCCTTCTCGTGGTACTTGAGCACAAGTCCGGTATCTTTTATGGACCTGACCACGTACCTAGACAGAATCGCCTTGGTTGGTGTCCTGCCGTCGGAAAGTTAGCGTCCGCACATTTTGTATCTAATGTAAATATTGTTATATTCCAATTAAATAGTTGCTTTCATTTCCACATCTCTGTTCGGTCATTTTCCCTGACCAATTGTATAACCACGGGGCGTCAAaagatccaaccgggtcaaaAGCTCCAACGCGTCAAAAGCTCCAACCGGGTCGAAAGCTCCAACGCGTCAaaagatccaacgggtcaaaaGATCCACTGTTGGATCTTCTGACTCGTTGGAGCTTTTGACGCGTTGGAGCTTTTGACGTGGAATCGGCCAGTGGCGGGGCGTAACGCCCCGTAAGCTAGCAAATGGATAAAGCACACGGGCGGAAAGTAATTCGTACCACGCCGGGACTGAATGGGAGGTAAAGTTCGAACCCGAACCCCTGCTAAGAATCAACGAGTGGCCGCTGGGTTGGGGCGTAAAGTCTCAGTAAGCTCTGAATGGTAAAATTTAGTTCTTATTCCTTTTATTAACTTTCAGGAGGGAAGGAAAGATTTCTGCCTCGAGCGAATGTGTAAATCAAAATAGAGTGATTGCGTTTGTGAACTGTCCGTAGGGCTTGCGTTAACGGTACCTCTGACTACATGCAGGGAACGCTTTTGACCTGTGGCCCAACGTCATCTGGGCCCTCCTTTTATGATGATAGTGGTTTAGTGCCTGGTGCACTCCCAACAACACCTGAAATggcgacatcgtcagtgtcgtcgcttccgaaagtgttcaagaagaatctgatgatgaaaacGTGGATgggcaccagctgtgacggtagaaaatgcgcgggcggcactgagaacaacgcaattatttttcgagcaacagaacaatgtttcgcaagtcaatgccattcgcaaaggtttgcaagaacttgatgcgtgtattagaatgaaacagatgacaatgcacagttttctgtgtaatggtcaataaagatgtccttttaggatcactctggattttcctGTTTCACTTATCTGGTTCCCCGCTATCCGgatattttcacaggaaacgaagccgtccggataaaTGCGGGTCGACGTACCGACACTCGACTGTACTGCCGACTGTCGACTGTACCGGCAGTCGACTGACTGCCGCTGGCTCCTTGATCTAAAAAAAACTCGAGAAGTTTGTTACATCGATTTCATGAGAAAGCCGCGACCGTCACTTTATTGGGACCAACAGCATTGTCAAAAAAGAGCAGAGGCCAACCTTCATACTGAGAGACACTGCTGACATCTAGAAGTTTTATGGCTCACGTcgaaggtgtgtgtgtgtggggggggggggggggggggaagagttAATGCGGGCTCTATTTTAGATTGTACTGTACATTTTACTCCGACACCACGTCAGTTTCGGCTTGGGAATGGGGGCACTATACACGCGATAAAGCGCGCTTATCGCTTCCGCGCGATTATACGCGCGTAAGCGATTCGCTTACACTGacaatgacgttacacttgcaTTTGCAGCCTGTGGAAGAAGCGGTTCCTTTAAGCAAACACGCAAGAGGTGGTAATGTGCTAAGCACAGTTGACGACTCGCTTCAAATTTCACTAACGTTGTACCACGCAAACAACAGTCATGTGCAGGGCACATAAGTGATTCATTTATAGTTACACTTCCCGTGTGGTTCGTACAAGCAAGTGCTTCCTTTAAGCAAGCAAGAGATTTGTTGTTAATGTCATTAACATTACACGTCCCTTGCGGTTCGTGGGAGCAGGCGTTTCCCTAAAGCAGGCACGCAAGGGACAGAGGTGAGCAGGACAGAGAAGCGAACTCTCTCTTACGGTTATGGGAGTAGGTGCCTCTTTAAAGGCAAGCACTCGGGAAGCCACATAGGGTCACTCCGAGGAGATGAACATTGGGCATTTTCTAGAGACTTCTGTCTTCCCCCCTGCCCCTGTTTTGTGGACATGCTGAGGGATAAACCCCACACAATAACTAGGTCAATGGAAAACAGCAACGCCTGACACCCAGCAACGAGGGGAAGCTTTTCACCTTCAAGATTGCAGTTTGGGCTTACCCGCAACCCAAAGGAGGAACTAATCTGTTCAAGAAGTTTGACATTGTTGATTAACAGCAACTTCCAACCTCTGCTTCCAGCAATTTGCGGGCAGGATTGAGCGGAGAATTGGTTGTCGAACCCTGATCTCCCTGGTCGACACACCCGATAACGAAGTTCGCTTTCCTTTGCAGGCATGGCACAGCGTAGCCCTTCCCGGCTGACTTTCCTTGAAGGGACCGTGAAAACCATGGGTGGGACGGTCAAGTCCATACAAGTGGACATCTCCAATATGTCGGCGTTCCTCCAGGAGCTCCTGGCAGAAAAGGCCAGCTCCCAGGTGCACGTGCCCCTTCAGGGCGGTCTAGCACCTCCCGTGTCTGGGCCTTCAAAGGCGGGCCCGGGCGACGTGATCGAGGAGGTGGTAGAAGAGGAGGAGTGCCCTCAAACCGGCAATAAACAGCCAAGTAACGTCCCCTGGGACGAGGAGGCCACAAACACTGCCGACGGGTCCACAGAGGAACCAGGGATCGCCTTTCTACAGGCCACCACGCGACCTCCAGTGCAGCTATACCCGCCAGCGGTCATTAGCTTTGTCGAAGAGCTCTGGAGGGAGGATGGTCGCCTTGAATGATCCAAGGTGGCCAAGGACACGTTCCCAGAGCTGGGGATCGCCTCCCTTCAGGCTCCCACTTTCGACCCGGAGAGAAAGGACTTCGGTGTGTATTTGCCTTCTACAGTCGAACCCGCATATTTCGAACCCGCATATTTAGAATTATTGTGTATATCGAACAGTAAACATATCCCCTTGAAAATTACATGTAAAGTATAGCACAAAGTTTCGGCTTTATCGAACTTCCGTACCTCGGAACCTCCATACATCGAACATCGAGCTCCTGAAAAGGCGGCCTGTTCCAAGCGCTCGTACCGGCAATCTCGCGCCGTCGGAGCGGAGGGTGGGAGGGAAGGGCTGCCTGGACAACACGGAGGAAAGGAGGAGAGGAGGCGCCCATAGTGCAGTGTGACGTAAAGCAACCAATGATAAGGCTTTTTGAGCCCCTCATCTCCTCTCCTCCGTGTGGAAGCAGTTGGCGTGGAGTACGTGAGAAGGCGAAGTGTGGAGCAACAAAGGACCTCGTGGTTCGAGCATGGATGTCAAGAAGAGAAAAAATCTGGACTTTTCGTCAAAGCTGGGGATCATACGACGGGTCGAACACGGTGAGAAGAAATCGTCCGTAGCAGATGCATTCAGCATTCCCCGAAGCACGTTGAGTACAATTCTCAAGAACAAGGCCGAGATAAAAGTGAAGGCATCGGAACAGAATCGTTCCGGAACTTGCCGTGTACGTGCTCCAGCCTACGATAAAGTCGAAAAAGCTTTGTACAGTTGGTTTTTGGACATCCGCTCGAGGAACATTCCGGTGGACGGCCGAATGTTGATGGAAAAAGCAAAATGTTTCGCCATGATGTTTGAAGAGCAAAACTTTTGTGGTGGTTCTGGCTGGCTGCAGCGCTTCAAGAACCGGTATGGAATTGTCGGAAAAGCTGTGTCTGGCGAAAGTGAGTGCGCCAACAACGGTGACATAGAGAAGTGGCTGGCAGAAGAGTGGCCAGAAATTTGTGCAGCGTTTTCTCCGGCAGATGTCTTCAATGCTGATGAGACAGCACTCTTCTGGCAAATGCTTCCCAACAAGACGCTGGATTTACGGGGCAGCACGTGCCACGGAGGAAAAATGAGCAAGGTGCGTGTCTCCATCCTTCTTGCTGCGAATATGGACGGATCAGTGAAGCTACGGCCGTTTGTGATTGGCAAAAGTAAATCGCCACGTTGCCTAAAGAACTGCAAAAGCCTGCCAGTTCGTTACGGATTTAACAAGAAAGCGTGGATGACGCGGGACATTTTCGTCGAATGGCTGAAGGAATGGGACGCGCAGCTAGCCAGGTCTAGCCGCAAGATTTGTCTACTTCTGGACAATTGTTCAGCGCATAGTACCTCTGTGAAGCTGAAGAACATTACGATCAAGTTCCTGCCACCAAACACCACGTCGAAATTGCAGCCACTTGACCAGGGAGTTATAAAAGCATTCAAGGT
Encoded proteins:
- the LOC135372310 gene encoding tigger transposable element-derived protein 6-like, yielding MDVKKRKNLDFSSKLGIIRRVEHGEKKSSVADAFSIPRSTLSTILKNKAEIKVKASEQNRSGTCRVRAPAYDKVEKALYSWFLDIRSRNIPVDGRMLMEKAKCFAMMFEEQNFCGGSGWLQRFKNRYGIVGKAVSGESECANNGDIEKWLAEEWPEICAAFSPADVFNADETALFWQMLPNKTLDLRGSTCHGGKMSKVRVSILLAANMDGSVKLRPFVIGKSKSPRCLKNCKSLPVRYGFNKKAWMTRDIFVEWLKEWDAQLARSSRKICLLLDNCSAHSTSVKLKNITIKFLPPNTTSKLQPLDQGVIKAFKVAYRRRLVQRLLVNLRVGLELKVDLLGAMQMIAGAWADVKQSTIVNCFGKAGLVAAAENVCAVTEDDDDVSCLDATLRELSVFPGVVAPSVSATDYAGVDDAAEAVAELTDADIVADIAGADEGDSTDDEEPQPLPTATELISAFQVIHRCCVDMEGSGLTNMEHLEKIETRVLNFLAHNKTQAKPSTLPPDKDRAQATQRTEVVTPAPESAIEDCGTLETNTEFSCTTSNEEEPQLTNALKRVQEPITEYASQFLTDKHVTACEAQLNLRKWRNLWNQQVTSGQKSSTSEVDLMH